A window of the Enoplosus armatus isolate fEnoArm2 chromosome 5, fEnoArm2.hap1, whole genome shotgun sequence genome harbors these coding sequences:
- the phf12b gene encoding PHD finger protein 12, translating to MWDKMETPTIVYDLDTSGGLMEQIQTLLAPPKSEEVEKRSRKLVRDVRRSGRATNHDTCDSCREGGDLLCCDHCPAAFHLQCCNPPLSEEMLPPGEWMCHRCNVRKKKREQKSEQTNGLPERSSSKRSASPAVELELNAGPLRLDGLPPGAGAAGPGLRVAQVRLLDRRTSSRPSSRPGTPTSNTSSTPTPSEEQNDGEEEAAEPEDEVQGAELEGATLSVPTPRLLKRPFQLLIAAAMERNPTQFQLPSELTCTTALPGSSKRRRKEELLGKPFRRPQHELDSNGLVPLPVKVCFSCNRSCRLAPLIQCDYCPLLFHMDCLDPPLTALPAGKWMCPNHVEHLVLNQRSLSLSSRCQLFDQFQDRMSQHAVKLDFLRRVHRQNAPNRRTTHQHNKRTIKVPDAIKSQYQNPPPMLVPAGVRQLELVCSGVPDHQPSKHLTTEAEQQEWLQDVIALQCSIMRHLSIKQKAASTASTLSSSEEWVSEQKASTKSCPTSEDMKTQASLGRTSSPDPCSKPCSTPDDPQGASLSRSTLELGVCKCSMTPCQNCRKPNGPLAGECQPPKANGPVDCNSASDSCRQAELQHRLKPSTTSPDSAPASGLVNHIGAETVKKEPESTTEACAQKNCSNALMIWPHSGQQNHRSQTELQEERMSSGEKPSYSITSIARSNTPPKGKQEHDSTKLDSSSPIPDVKAGPGLMDSLLPSTLSSIANLSSCMKDGKDEDGGIELDKLDAEMIKTLAWQRIQQLFPPKQPRTPPPPATSAAPKTPTPHPDSQKKVQARAVFYPLTGKGGAVSMCYRTLYIGSGADMDVCLTNYGHCNYISGKHACIFYDENTKHYELLNYSEHGTTVDNVLYSCDFSEKASPSPPSGLVAKVQGIIRRSKKREDDEGPNSVVGLLPSGGVMSSQPQGNSELLCSCKASSSSLIGGSGAGWEGTALLHHGSYIKLGCLQFVFSITEFASKQPKEEQIATPAASCTSTSSAASTTTSTTPTSIFTTPPPPPPNTATVSSPSSQDEADTETVPPHQVPVLHANSVP from the exons ATGTGGGACAAAATGGAGACCCCGACGATTGTGTACGATTTGGATACCTCTGGGGGCTTAATGGAG CAAATCCAAACACTGCTGGCGCCCCCGAAGTCCGAGGAGGTAGAGAAGAGGAGTCGGAAGTTGGTGAGAGACGTCCGGAGGAGCGGCAGGGCCACCAACCACGACACCTGCGATAGTTGCCGGGAGGGGGGAGACTTGTTGTGCTGTGACCACTGTCCTGCAGCCTTCCACCTCCAATGCTG TAACCCACCTCTAAGTGAAGAAATGCTTCCCCCAGGGGAATGGATGTGTCATCGCTGCAATGTTAGAAAAAAG AAGCGAGAGCAGAAGTCAGAACAGACCAATGGCCTGCCGGAGAGGTCCTCGTCTAAGCGCTCTGCGTCCCCGGCCGTGGAGCTAGAGCTCAATGCTGGCCCACTGCGGCTCGATGGCCTGCCTCCAGGGGCCGGAGCAGCGGGGCCTGGTCTACGAGTGGCCCAGGTACGCCTCTTGGACCGCAGAACCAGCAGCAGGCCGAGCAGCCGGCCCGGGACGCCCACTTCCAACACTTCATCCACCCCAACCCCCTCAGAGGAGCAGAAcgatggggaggaggaggcagcagagccTGAGGATGAAGTTCAGGGCGCAGAGCTCGAGGGAGCTACACTATCTGTTCCGACGCCACGCCTCCTCAAGAGGCCTTTTCAGCTGCTAATAGCAGCCGCTATGGAGAGAAACCCTACGCAGTTCCAGCTACCCAGTGAACTCACTTGCACCACTGCACTGCCAG GCAGTAGTAAacggagaagaaaagaggagctACTGGGAAAGCCATTCAGGAGGCCTCAGCATGAGCTGGATTCCAATGGTCTGGTCCCTCTACCAGTCAAAGTCTGCTTTTCATGCAACAG GAGTTGCAGGTTGGCTCCACTCATCCAGTGTGACTATTGTCCCCTTCTGTTCCACATGGACTGCCTGGACCCTCCACTCACAGCTTTACCTGCTGGCAAATGGATGTGTCCAAACCATGTTGAGCACTTAGTG CTGAATCAGAGGAGCCTGAGCCTGTCCAGCCGTTGTCAGCTTTTTGACCAGTTCCAGGACAGGATGTCCCAGCATGCCGTCAAGTTGGACTTCCTGCGTAGAGTTCATAGGCAGAACGCACCCAACCGGCGCACCACCCACCAGCACAACAAGAGGACCATTAAG GTGCCAGATGCCATCAAGTCCCAGTACCAGAATCCTCCCCCCATGCTGGTTCCTGCAGGGGTGCGACAGTTGGAGTTGGTTTGTAGCGGCGTTCCCGACCATCAGCCCTCAAAGCACCTCACCACAGAGGCTGAGCAGCAGGAG TGGCTTCAGGATGTCATCGCCCTCCAGTGCAGCATCATGCGACATCTATCCATCAAGCAGAAGGCTGCATCCACAGCATCTACCTTGTCATCGTCAGAAGAGTGGGTGTCTGAGCAGAAAGCCAGTACTAAATCATGTCCAACATCAGAGGACATGAAAACTCAGGCCTCTTTAGGAAGGACTTCTTCCCCTGATCCCTGCTCGAAGCCCTGCAGTACACCTGATGACCCCCAGGGGGCATCTCTTTCAAGGAGCACCCTAGAGTTGGGTGTTTGTAAATGCAGCATGACACCATGTCAGAACTGTAGGAAACCCAACGGACCTCTAGCAGGGGAGTGTCAGCCTCCCAAAGCCAACGGACCTGTAGACTGTAACAGTGCCTCAGACTCCTGCAGGCaggctgagctgcagcacagactGAAGCCCAGTACAACGTCCCCAGACTCAGCTCCTGCCTCTGGGCTGGTGAACCACATAGGAGCAGAAACGGTTAAAAAGGAGCCTGAGAGCACTACAGAGGCCTGTGCTCAGAAAAACTGCTCCAATGCCCTGATGATATGGCCCCACAGCGGCCAACAGAACCACAGGAGCCAGACAGAGCTCCAGGAGGAGCGCATGAGCAGCGGCGAAAAACCCTCCTACTCCATCACCAGCATTGCCCGCTCAAACACACCACCTAAAGGCAAGCAGGAGCACGACTCAACCAAGCTGGATTCGTCATCACCTATTCCAG ACGTAAAGGCTGGTCCTGGACTGATGGACTCACTGCTGCCCAGCACTCTTTCCTCCATCGCTAACCTGTCCAGCTGCATGAAAGATGGAAAGGATGAGGATGGAG ggattGAGCTGGACAAACTGGATGCAGAGATGATCAAGACCCTGGCCTGGCAGAGGATCCAGCAGCTCTTCCCCCCCAAACAGCCCAGGACTCCGCCTCCCCCAGCCACCAGTGCTGCCCCCAAAACCCCAACACCCCACCCTGACA GTCAGAAGAAGGTGCAGGCCCGAGCTGTCTTCTACCCTCTTACAGGAAAAGGAGGAGCTGTCAGCATGTGCTATAGGACGTTATACATAGGATCTG gtGCTGACATGGACGTGTGCCTTACAAACTATGGTCATTGCAACTACATATCGGGGAAACACGCCTGTATTTTCTATGATGAG AACACCAAGCATTATGAGCTGCTCAACTACAGCGAGCACGGCACCACAGTGGACAACGTCCTCTACTCGTGCGACTTCTCTGAGAAAGCCTCGCCGTCTCCACCCAGCGGCCTGGTGGCCAAAGTCCAAGGCATTATCC GTCGCAGTAAGAAGCGCGAGGATGACGAGGGCCCCAACTCAGTGGTGGGTTTGTTGCCGAGTGGTGGAGTGATGAGCAGCCAGCCTCAGGGCAACTCCGAGCTGTTGTGCAGCTGTAAGGCGAGCAGCTCCAGTCTGATCGGAGGCAGCGGGGCGGGCTGGGAGGGCACGGCCCTGCTCCACCATGGCAGCTACATCAAACTGGGCTGCCTCCAGTTTGTCTTCAGCATCACAGAGTTTGCCAGTAAGCAGCCCAAAGAGGAGCAGATCGCCACGCCTGCTGCCAGTTGCACTAGCACCAGCAGTGCGGCCAGCACCACTACCAGCAccacccccacctccatctttacaacaccaccaccaccaccacccaacACTGCCACAGTGAGCAGCCCGTCCAGCCAGGATGAGGCCGACACTGAGACTGTCCCTCCCCACCAAGTGCCCGTACTGCACGCCAACTCTGTTCCATAA